A genomic segment from Brevundimonas mediterranea encodes:
- a CDS encoding heme lyase CcmF/NrfE family subunit yields MIAELGAFALSLALALSILQTALSAAGRWRRSPVLAGAAQGAALAAAGAVALSFAALIYAFVVSDFSVSNVAANSHTDKPMLYKVAGAWGSHEGSLLLWCLVLTVFGGALARARGLPFGLKASAVAVQGALGSLFLAFAVFTSSPFTRLDPAPFQGASLNPLLQDPALAVHPPLLYAGYVGFSVCFSLAVAALIEGRAQTAFWPAWGRWVRPWALASWALLTVGITLGSFWAYYELGWGGWWFWDPVENASFMPWLAGAALLHSAVVTERRGALAGWTVFLALLAFSFSMLGAFLVRSGVLTSVHAFAVDPQRGLMLLAILGLTAGAAFALFAWRAPQLKGGGLFAPVSREGALVLNNLFLTAAAATVLLGTLYPLILEAASGATISVGPPYFAATFVPLMTVAFLILPAGPLLAWKRGDLTGAMQRLAVAAGLALVSALAAYALWEPRKAFAAAGIGLGAWLILGSLAEVAERARLFRASGAETMRRLKGLPLGAWGMSLAHLGLGVFILGAVVETGFKAEAARALSLGQSVSAGPWTVTLDQVRVVEGPNYLAEQGRLTVRPSNDRGRAKTVTAERRFFPAGGQTTTEVGLDFRGLDDVYVVMGERAGSPAEPAWVVRLYWNPWARLIFLGPMIMAFGGLLSLLDRRLRLGVGPRRRKAP; encoded by the coding sequence ATGATCGCCGAACTCGGGGCCTTCGCCCTATCCCTGGCCCTGGCCCTGTCGATCCTGCAGACGGCGCTGTCGGCGGCAGGGCGCTGGCGGCGCAGTCCGGTGCTGGCGGGCGCGGCGCAAGGGGCGGCCCTGGCGGCGGCGGGCGCTGTGGCCCTCAGTTTCGCGGCACTGATCTACGCCTTCGTCGTGTCCGACTTCTCAGTGTCCAACGTCGCGGCCAACAGCCACACCGACAAGCCGATGCTGTACAAGGTCGCCGGCGCCTGGGGCAGTCACGAGGGGTCTCTGCTGCTGTGGTGTCTGGTCCTGACCGTCTTCGGCGGAGCCCTGGCCCGCGCGCGCGGCCTGCCGTTCGGGCTGAAGGCCTCGGCCGTGGCGGTTCAGGGGGCGCTGGGATCGCTGTTCCTGGCCTTCGCCGTCTTCACCTCCAGCCCCTTCACCCGCCTGGACCCCGCGCCGTTCCAGGGCGCGTCGCTGAACCCCCTGCTGCAAGATCCGGCCCTGGCCGTGCATCCGCCGCTGCTCTACGCCGGCTATGTCGGTTTCTCCGTCTGCTTCTCCCTGGCGGTCGCCGCCCTGATCGAGGGCAGGGCCCAGACCGCCTTCTGGCCCGCCTGGGGGCGGTGGGTGCGGCCCTGGGCCCTGGCCAGCTGGGCCCTGCTGACCGTCGGCATCACCCTGGGCTCCTTCTGGGCCTATTATGAGCTGGGCTGGGGCGGCTGGTGGTTCTGGGATCCGGTCGAGAACGCCAGCTTCATGCCGTGGCTGGCGGGCGCGGCCCTGCTCCACAGCGCGGTGGTGACCGAGCGGCGCGGGGCGCTGGCGGGCTGGACGGTGTTTCTGGCCCTGCTGGCCTTCAGCTTCTCCATGCTGGGCGCCTTCCTGGTGCGGTCCGGGGTGCTGACCTCCGTCCACGCCTTCGCCGTCGATCCCCAGCGCGGGCTGATGCTGCTGGCCATCCTGGGCCTTACGGCCGGCGCCGCCTTCGCCCTGTTCGCCTGGCGCGCGCCCCAGCTGAAGGGCGGCGGCCTGTTCGCCCCCGTCAGCCGCGAGGGCGCCCTGGTGCTGAACAACCTGTTCCTGACAGCCGCCGCCGCGACCGTGCTGCTGGGCACCCTCTATCCCCTGATCCTGGAGGCCGCGTCCGGCGCGACCATCTCGGTCGGCCCGCCCTATTTCGCCGCCACCTTCGTCCCGCTGATGACGGTCGCCTTCCTGATCCTGCCCGCCGGGCCTCTGCTGGCGTGGAAGCGGGGCGACCTGACGGGGGCGATGCAGAGGCTGGCCGTCGCGGCGGGCCTGGCCCTGGTTTCGGCCCTGGCCGCCTACGCCCTGTGGGAGCCCAGAAAGGCCTTCGCCGCCGCCGGGATCGGCTTGGGCGCCTGGCTGATCCTGGGTTCGCTGGCCGAGGTCGCCGAACGGGCGCGTCTGTTCCGCGCCTCGGGCGCCGAGACGATGCGTCGTCTGAAAGGTCTGCCGCTGGGCGCCTGGGGCATGAGCCTGGCCCACCTGGGCCTGGGCGTCTTCATCCTGGGGGCGGTGGTCGAGACCGGCTTCAAGGCCGAGGCCGCGCGCGCTCTTTCTCTGGGCCAGAGCGTCTCCGCCGGCCCCTGGACCGTGACCCTGGATCAGGTCCGGGTGGTCGAAGGGCCCAACTATCTGGCCGAACAGGGCCGGCTGACCGTGCGGCCGTCGAACGACCGGGGCCGGGCGAAGACGGTGACGGCCGAACGCCGCTTCTTCCCCGCCGGCGGCCAGACCACGACCGAGGTCGGGCTGGATTTCCGCGGGCTGGACGACGTTTATGTGGTGATGGGCGAACGGGCGGGCAGCCCGGCCGAGCCTGCCTGGGTCGTGCGTCTGTACTGGAACCCCTGGGCGCGGCTGATCTTCCTGGGGCCGATGATCATGGCGTTTGGGGGGCTTCTGTCCCTGCTGGACCGCCGGCTGCGGCTGGGCGTCGGGCCGCGTCGGAGGAAGGCCCCATGA
- the ccmE gene encoding cytochrome c maturation protein CcmE, whose amino-acid sequence MSWLPKSPKARRRLWVVAAVAPILALAVGLSLWAMQDSVTFFYSPSEATADKAPEGRDIRLGGLVETGSVRKSGDGLVVFTVTDNIAVTQVQYHGDLPDLFREGQGIVAQGSFGADRVFHASQVLAKHDENYMPREVADRIKAKGEWRPETSTKNTRSSRPQADSATNSL is encoded by the coding sequence ATGAGCTGGCTGCCGAAATCGCCGAAGGCGCGCCGTCGCCTGTGGGTCGTCGCCGCCGTGGCCCCGATCCTGGCCCTGGCGGTCGGCCTGTCGCTGTGGGCCATGCAGGACAGCGTGACCTTCTTCTATTCCCCGTCCGAGGCCACCGCCGACAAGGCGCCGGAAGGCCGCGACATCCGTCTGGGCGGTCTGGTCGAGACCGGCAGCGTGCGGAAATCCGGCGACGGGCTGGTGGTCTTCACGGTCACCGACAATATCGCTGTGACCCAGGTCCAGTATCACGGCGACCTGCCCGACCTGTTCCGCGAGGGGCAGGGGATCGTGGCCCAGGGTTCGTTCGGCGCCGACCGCGTCTTCCACGCCAGCCAGGTCCTGGCCAAGCACGACGAAAACTACATGCCGCGCGAGGTCGCCGACCGGATCAAGGCCAAGGGCGAGTGGCGGCCGGAGACCTCGACCAAGAACACGCGCTCAAGCAGGCCGCAGGCCGATAGCGCAACGAACAGTCTATGA
- the ccmI gene encoding c-type cytochrome biogenesis protein CcmI, which produces MIVFWIMTGLAAAMAGLLVLTGARRGADAAGADADVGGRELDELDRLKARGLLDETAHAAARAEAGRRLLAGQAVAAATPVAGRHDRFWVLGGIAATTAGALVLYVLTGSPGLPDQAYERRVDQWSTQLETLEPAQLAAVTARVARDNPQDRQALTMLGAARFAADDPLGAASAFRRLIELEPTDARAWARLGESLVRADDGRIGGDAEAAFRQAVNLDPDQLGARFFLGQAALERGDTTTTRAQWTPLIAALDPADPRRIDLERRLPADKAQ; this is translated from the coding sequence ATGATCGTCTTCTGGATAATGACCGGCCTGGCGGCGGCGATGGCCGGCCTGCTGGTGCTGACCGGGGCGCGACGCGGGGCTGACGCGGCCGGCGCCGACGCCGATGTCGGCGGTCGCGAACTGGACGAACTGGACCGGTTGAAGGCGCGCGGCCTGCTGGACGAAACGGCCCACGCCGCCGCACGGGCCGAGGCGGGGCGGCGGCTGCTGGCGGGTCAGGCCGTGGCTGCGGCCACGCCCGTGGCCGGCCGGCATGACCGCTTCTGGGTTCTGGGCGGGATCGCGGCGACGACGGCGGGGGCGCTGGTCCTCTATGTCCTGACCGGGTCGCCGGGTCTGCCGGACCAGGCCTATGAGCGGCGGGTCGATCAATGGTCCACCCAGCTGGAAACCCTGGAGCCGGCGCAGCTGGCGGCGGTGACGGCGCGGGTGGCGCGGGACAATCCGCAGGACCGTCAGGCCCTGACCATGCTGGGCGCGGCCCGGTTCGCCGCCGACGATCCGCTGGGCGCCGCCTCGGCCTTTCGCCGGCTGATCGAACTGGAGCCGACCGACGCTCGGGCATGGGCGCGGCTGGGCGAAAGCCTGGTGCGGGCCGATGACGGCCGGATCGGCGGCGACGCCGAGGCCGCCTTCCGCCAGGCGGTGAACCTGGACCCGGACCAGTTGGGCGCCCGCTTCTTCCTGGGCCAGGCGGCGCTGGAGCGGGGCGATACCACGACGACGCGCGCGCAATGGACGCCGTTGATCGCCGCCCTGGACCCGGCCGATCCGCGCCGGATCGACCTGGAACGGCGCCTGCCTGCGGATAAGGCGCAATGA
- a CDS encoding ABC transporter ATP-binding protein, whose protein sequence is MPVIEIEGLTKTYKSGLQALKRVDLTIEKGEIFALLGPNGAGKTTLISIVCGIVNATTGTVVADGHDIRKDFRAARTKIGLVPQELTTDAFETVLATVTFSRGLFGKPGNPALIEQILKDLSLWDKRDAKIMTLSGGMKRRVMIAKALSHEPDILFLDEPTAGVDVELRRDMWAMVRKLRERGVTIILTTHYIEEAEEMADRVGVILKGELILVEEKTALMKKLGRKTLTLNLVEPLAALPADLSDWDLALKADGSELEYSFDAQADDTGVPSLIRRLERLNIGFKDLNTRQSSLEDIFVSLVHRDGETV, encoded by the coding sequence ATGCCGGTTATCGAGATCGAAGGCCTGACCAAGACCTACAAGTCGGGGCTTCAGGCGCTGAAGCGCGTGGACCTGACCATTGAGAAGGGCGAGATCTTCGCCCTGCTGGGTCCGAACGGAGCGGGCAAGACCACCCTGATCTCCATCGTCTGCGGCATCGTCAACGCCACGACGGGGACCGTGGTCGCCGACGGCCACGACATCAGGAAGGATTTCCGCGCCGCCCGCACCAAGATCGGCCTGGTGCCGCAGGAGCTGACCACCGACGCCTTCGAGACGGTGCTGGCCACCGTCACCTTCAGCCGGGGCCTGTTCGGCAAGCCGGGAAACCCGGCCCTGATCGAACAGATCCTGAAAGACCTGTCGCTGTGGGACAAGCGCGACGCCAAGATCATGACCCTGTCGGGCGGGATGAAGCGCCGGGTGATGATCGCCAAGGCCCTGAGCCACGAGCCGGACATCCTGTTCCTCGATGAACCCACAGCCGGGGTCGACGTCGAACTGCGCCGCGACATGTGGGCCATGGTGCGCAAACTGCGCGAGCGGGGCGTGACCATCATCCTGACCACCCACTATATCGAAGAGGCCGAGGAGATGGCCGACCGGGTGGGGGTGATCCTGAAGGGCGAGCTGATCCTGGTCGAGGAAAAGACCGCCCTGATGAAGAAGCTGGGCCGGAAGACCCTGACCCTGAACCTGGTCGAGCCGCTGGCCGCCCTGCCCGCCGACCTGTCGGACTGGGATCTGGCGCTGAAGGCCGATGGAAGCGAGCTGGAATACAGTTTCGACGCCCAGGCCGACGACACCGGCGTGCCGTCGCTGATCCGCCGGCTGGAACGGCTGAATATCGGCTTCAAGGATCTGAACACCCGCCAGAGCTCGCTGGAAGACATCTTCGTCAGCCTGGTCCACCGCGATGGGGAGACCGTCTGA
- a CDS encoding ABC transporter permease gives MNFNGHGVWAIYRFEMARALRTIWQSVVTPVITTALYFIVFGSAIGSRMEAIDGVAYGAFIVPGLIMLSLFTQSIFNASFGIYFPKFTGTIYEILSAPVSSLEVVIAYVGAAATKSAVLGLIILATSTLFVPLQVLHPVGMLAMLVLISVTFSLFGFIIGIWAGSFEQLNFIPMLIVTPLTFLGGSFYSINMLPDVWRAVAHFNPVVYLISGFRWTFYGQGDVPIGISVAATMGFFVVCLAVVMWMFKTGYRLKS, from the coding sequence ATGAACTTCAACGGACATGGCGTCTGGGCCATCTATCGCTTCGAGATGGCGCGGGCCCTGCGCACCATCTGGCAGAGCGTGGTCACGCCGGTGATCACCACCGCCCTCTATTTCATCGTCTTCGGCAGCGCGATCGGCAGCCGGATGGAGGCGATCGACGGCGTGGCCTATGGCGCCTTCATCGTGCCGGGCCTGATCATGCTGAGCCTGTTCACCCAGTCGATCTTCAACGCCTCCTTCGGCATCTATTTCCCGAAATTCACCGGCACCATCTACGAGATCCTGTCGGCTCCCGTGTCGTCGCTGGAGGTGGTGATCGCCTATGTCGGGGCGGCGGCGACCAAGTCGGCGGTGCTGGGCCTGATCATCCTGGCCACCTCGACCCTGTTCGTGCCGCTGCAGGTGCTGCACCCTGTAGGCATGCTGGCCATGCTGGTGCTGATCTCGGTGACCTTCAGCCTGTTCGGCTTCATCATAGGCATCTGGGCCGGCAGTTTCGAACAGCTGAACTTCATCCCCATGCTGATCGTGACGCCCCTGACCTTCCTGGGCGGCTCCTTCTATTCGATCAACATGCTGCCTGACGTCTGGCGCGCGGTGGCCCATTTCAATCCGGTGGTCTATCTGATCTCGGGCTTCCGCTGGACCTTCTATGGCCAGGGCGACGTTCCCATCGGCATCAGCGTGGCCGCCACCATGGGCTTCTTCGTCGTCTGCCTGGCCGTGGTCATGTGGATGTTCAAGACCGGCTACCGCCTCAAGAGCTGA
- a CDS encoding Rieske (2Fe-2S) protein, with protein MSDEAPTERKRVWKTPPNVALCAEADIAEPGARGFVLQIGEAFFHGFVVRKDGAVAGWVDRCPHAGFPIAMEIDRYLTPDGALILCGWHGAVFEPLTGECKGGPCAGGRLTPWPVTTSGGVIRTA; from the coding sequence GTGTCTGACGAGGCGCCGACCGAGCGCAAACGGGTCTGGAAGACGCCGCCGAACGTGGCCCTGTGCGCCGAGGCCGACATCGCCGAGCCCGGCGCGCGCGGCTTCGTGCTTCAGATCGGCGAGGCCTTCTTCCACGGTTTCGTGGTGCGCAAGGACGGGGCTGTGGCCGGCTGGGTCGATCGCTGTCCGCACGCCGGTTTTCCCATCGCCATGGAGATCGACCGTTATCTGACGCCGGACGGCGCCCTGATCCTGTGCGGCTGGCACGGGGCGGTGTTCGAACCCCTGACCGGCGAATGCAAGGGCGGCCCCTGCGCCGGCGGGCGACTGACGCCCTGGCCGGTGACGACCAGCGGCGGCGTCATCCGCACGGCCTAA
- a CDS encoding NAD(P)H-dependent glycerol-3-phosphate dehydrogenase, translated as MEFRTAGVIGAGAWGTALAQVCVRAGLDTTLQAREPQLVETLATTRANDLYLPGVTLAEDLKFTADLADLRDCDLILAVPPAQHMRATLTAFAPHHRAGVPVVLCSKGVERGTMKLMTEVLAETLPDAPAAVLSGPSFAGEVARGLPTAVTLACADPVLGQALLNTLSAPGFRPYLATDLIGAEAGGALKNVLAIACGVSEGRQLGRSAHAALITRGFAEMTRLAVAMGGQAETVAGLCGLGDLVLTCSSPQSRNMSLGLALGQGQTVEQALAGKRSVAEGYESAPAVRALAARLGVETPIAEGIAALLAGEITVDGLIDGLLSRPLKAERV; from the coding sequence ATGGAATTCCGCACCGCAGGGGTTATCGGCGCCGGCGCCTGGGGCACCGCCCTGGCCCAGGTCTGCGTCCGCGCCGGATTGGACACGACGCTTCAGGCGCGCGAGCCCCAGCTGGTCGAGACCCTGGCGACGACGCGGGCCAACGACCTGTATCTGCCGGGCGTCACCCTGGCCGAGGATCTCAAATTCACCGCCGATCTGGCCGATCTGCGCGACTGCGACCTGATCCTGGCCGTTCCCCCGGCCCAGCATATGCGGGCGACCCTGACGGCCTTTGCGCCCCATCATCGCGCCGGCGTGCCGGTGGTGCTCTGCTCGAAGGGGGTCGAGCGCGGCACGATGAAACTGATGACCGAGGTGCTGGCCGAGACCCTGCCGGACGCGCCGGCGGCGGTCCTGTCCGGCCCCAGTTTCGCCGGCGAAGTGGCGCGCGGCCTTCCGACCGCCGTCACCCTGGCCTGCGCCGATCCTGTCCTGGGTCAGGCCCTGCTGAACACCCTGTCGGCGCCGGGCTTCAGGCCCTATCTGGCCACCGACCTGATCGGGGCCGAGGCGGGCGGGGCGCTGAAGAATGTGCTGGCCATCGCCTGCGGCGTGTCCGAGGGGCGTCAGCTGGGCCGCAGCGCCCACGCCGCCCTGATCACGCGCGGGTTTGCGGAAATGACCCGCCTCGCCGTCGCCATGGGCGGCCAGGCCGAGACGGTGGCGGGCCTGTGCGGCCTGGGCGACCTGGTCCTGACCTGTTCCAGCCCTCAGTCGCGCAACATGAGCCTGGGCCTGGCCCTGGGGCAGGGCCAGACGGTGGAACAGGCGCTGGCGGGCAAACGCTCGGTGGCCGAGGGCTATGAGAGCGCGCCGGCCGTGCGCGCCCTGGCCGCCCGTCTGGGGGTGGAGACCCCCATCGCAGAGGGCATCGCGGCCCTGCTGGCGGGCGAGATCACCGTGGATGGCCTGATCGACGGCCTGCTGTCGCGCCCGCTGAAGGCCGAGCGTGTCTGA
- the tsaD gene encoding tRNA (adenosine(37)-N6)-threonylcarbamoyltransferase complex transferase subunit TsaD: MIVAYRTPDRYLDPMESSADYSSGAAAATGRDVRPLTVLGLETSCDETAASVVRLHPSERGGRAEVLSSVVHSQIDDHAAYGGVVPEIAARSHVEMIAGVTRRAMAEAGLGYDGLDGIAATAGPGLVGGVMVGLSFGKAAALARGLPLVAVNHLEGHAVSARLGEEVAYPFLLLLVSGGHCQLLEVRGVGDMSRIGATIDDAAGEAFDKIAKALGLGYPGGPALERLAQQGDGSKIDLPRALLGRKDCDFSFSGLKTAAFRIAQTCETEQDRADLADAVQNAIARQLSDRSERALAAYAETHDHRLFVVAGGVAANKTIRATLQATAAKHGFDFLAPPMAYCTDNAAMIALAGAERLALGLTSDIDVVARPRWPLDEARALADPSHKPGRKGAKA, from the coding sequence ATGATCGTTGCTTACCGGACGCCGGATCGCTACCTCGACCCGATGGAGAGTTCCGCCGACTATAGCAGCGGCGCCGCAGCGGCAACCGGACGCGATGTCCGACCCCTGACGGTGCTGGGTCTCGAGACCAGCTGCGACGAGACCGCCGCCTCGGTGGTGCGCCTGCACCCGTCCGAACGGGGCGGTCGGGCCGAGGTCCTGTCCTCGGTCGTTCACAGCCAGATCGACGACCATGCGGCCTATGGCGGCGTCGTCCCCGAAATCGCCGCCCGCAGCCATGTCGAGATGATCGCCGGGGTCACGCGCCGCGCCATGGCCGAAGCCGGCCTGGGCTATGACGGCCTCGACGGAATCGCCGCGACGGCCGGGCCGGGCCTGGTCGGCGGCGTCATGGTGGGCCTCAGCTTCGGCAAGGCGGCGGCCCTGGCGCGGGGTCTGCCCCTGGTGGCGGTCAATCACCTGGAGGGGCACGCGGTCTCGGCCCGGTTGGGCGAGGAGGTCGCCTATCCCTTCCTGCTGCTGCTGGTGTCCGGCGGCCATTGCCAACTGCTCGAGGTGCGCGGCGTCGGCGACATGAGCCGGATCGGCGCCACCATCGATGACGCGGCCGGCGAGGCCTTCGACAAGATCGCCAAGGCCCTGGGCCTGGGTTATCCCGGCGGGCCGGCGCTGGAGCGGTTGGCGCAGCAAGGCGACGGCTCGAAGATCGATCTTCCGCGCGCCCTGCTGGGCCGCAAGGACTGCGACTTCTCCTTCTCGGGTCTGAAGACGGCCGCCTTCCGCATCGCCCAGACCTGCGAGACCGAGCAGGACAGGGCCGATCTGGCCGATGCGGTCCAGAACGCCATCGCCCGGCAATTGTCGGATCGCTCCGAGCGGGCCCTGGCCGCCTATGCCGAGACCCACGATCACCGGCTGTTCGTGGTCGCGGGCGGCGTCGCGGCCAACAAGACGATCCGCGCGACCTTGCAGGCGACGGCGGCGAAACACGGCTTCGACTTCCTGGCGCCGCCCATGGCCTATTGCACCGACAACGCCGCCATGATCGCCCTGGCGGGAGCCGAGCGGCTGGCCCTGGGGCTGACCAGCGACATCGACGTGGTCGCCCGGCCGCGATGGCCGCTGGACGAAGCCCGCGCCCTGGCCGATCCTTCGCACAAGCCGGGCCGCAAGGGCGCGAAAGCATGA
- the hemC gene encoding hydroxymethylbilane synthase produces MNLPLRIGTRRSKLALAQSGMMQRAIGRALGVAEAEIEAAVPLVEIVTTGDRIQDRRLMEMGGKALFTKEIEEALLDRRIDIAIHSMKDVPAEQPEGLCIAAIPEREDARDAFISRDFDSFDQLPFGARLGTASPRRQAQALALRPDLKVEMLRGNIDTRLRRAAEGDFDAILLAVSGMTRLGVTEHIREKLSLDAFLPAPGQGALAIQTRADDIDAPWVAALNHPETAVAVAAERGAMTALEGSCRTAVGAYALIEGDTLRLTTEMLSPDGSARWRRVGELFQPTEADARALGERLGGEVHAFAGDQEVDPASLDG; encoded by the coding sequence ATGAACCTTCCTCTCCGCATCGGCACCCGGCGGTCCAAGCTGGCCCTGGCCCAATCGGGCATGATGCAGCGGGCCATCGGCCGGGCGCTCGGCGTGGCCGAGGCCGAGATCGAGGCCGCCGTGCCCCTGGTCGAGATCGTCACCACCGGCGACCGGATCCAGGACCGCCGCCTGATGGAGATGGGCGGCAAGGCGCTGTTCACCAAGGAGATCGAGGAGGCGCTGCTGGACCGGCGAATCGACATCGCCATCCACTCGATGAAGGACGTGCCCGCCGAACAGCCCGAGGGCCTGTGCATCGCCGCCATCCCGGAACGCGAGGACGCCCGCGACGCCTTCATCAGCCGCGACTTCGACAGTTTCGACCAACTGCCCTTCGGCGCGCGGCTGGGCACCGCCAGCCCGCGTCGCCAGGCCCAGGCCCTGGCCCTGCGGCCCGATCTGAAGGTCGAGATGCTGCGCGGCAATATCGACACCCGGCTGCGCCGCGCCGCCGAGGGGGATTTCGACGCCATACTGCTGGCCGTCTCGGGCATGACCCGGCTGGGCGTGACCGAACATATCCGCGAGAAACTGTCGCTGGACGCCTTTTTGCCGGCGCCGGGCCAGGGCGCCCTGGCCATCCAGACCCGCGCCGACGACATCGACGCCCCCTGGGTCGCCGCCCTGAACCACCCGGAGACCGCCGTCGCCGTGGCCGCGGAGCGGGGGGCCATGACCGCGCTGGAGGGATCGTGCCGCACCGCCGTCGGCGCCTACGCCCTGATCGAGGGCGACACCCTGCGCCTGACCACCGAAATGCTGAGCCCCGACGGATCGGCCCGCTGGCGCCGCGTCGGCGAACTGTTCCAGCCCACCGAGGCCGACGCCCGCGCCCTGGGCGAACGGCTGGGCGGCGAGGTCCACGCCTTCGCCGGCGATCAGGAGGTCGATCCGGCGAGCCTGGACGGATGA
- a CDS encoding uroporphyrinogen-III synthase: MTAPGAADQSPRVWITRAQPGASRTAARLRGMGFTPLIQPLLAVETLSPPVPDLDRFAALAFTSRNGVAAFAALTSRRDRPVFAVGDATAQAAREAGFVAVRSASGDLTALARRIAAELSDAALLAPQAETPAGDLAAALAAADARAVSLHPLNVYRTAPTAAAAPPEAFDAVLIHSPRAAQALAALVPVSLPAARLAGVVIACISPAAAAPLSAVGLTPAVADAPDEATLLATLKAALGKRDTPV, from the coding sequence ATGACGGCCCCGGGCGCCGCGGATCAGAGCCCCCGCGTCTGGATCACCCGCGCCCAGCCCGGCGCGTCGCGCACCGCCGCCCGTCTGCGCGGCATGGGGTTCACGCCCCTGATCCAGCCCCTGCTGGCGGTGGAGACCCTGAGCCCGCCCGTCCCGGATCTGGATCGGTTCGCGGCCCTGGCCTTCACCAGCCGGAACGGCGTCGCCGCCTTCGCCGCCCTGACGTCCCGGCGCGACCGGCCGGTCTTCGCCGTCGGCGACGCCACCGCCCAGGCGGCGCGCGAGGCCGGCTTCGTCGCCGTCCGTTCCGCCTCGGGCGACCTGACCGCCCTCGCCCGCCGGATCGCCGCTGAACTGAGCGACGCCGCCCTGCTGGCGCCCCAGGCCGAGACCCCCGCCGGCGACCTCGCCGCCGCCCTGGCCGCCGCCGACGCCCGCGCCGTCAGCCTGCACCCCCTGAACGTCTATCGCACCGCCCCGACCGCCGCCGCCGCGCCGCCAGAGGCGTTCGACGCCGTGCTGATCCACTCCCCGCGCGCGGCCCAGGCCCTGGCCGCCCTGGTTCCCGTCTCCCTGCCGGCGGCGCGCCTGGCCGGCGTCGTGATCGCCTGTATCTCGCCTGCCGCCGCCGCGCCCCTGAGCGCCGTCGGCCTGACGCCGGCGGTGGCGGACGCCCCGGACGAAGCCACATTGCTCGCGACCTTGAAAGCGGCGCTTGGCAAGCGCGATACGCCCGTATAA
- a CDS encoding helix-turn-helix domain-containing protein, which yields MNDAVDPVDIAIGARIRARREELRITQAQLAAGAGVTFQQIQKYERGVNRVSAARLLQIAAVLKSTGAALLGELETAEGDELALAAPGVAELLSAFRSIRDAEKRDALLVVAKGLRD from the coding sequence ATGAACGACGCAGTCGACCCAGTAGACATCGCAATCGGCGCCCGCATTCGCGCCCGTCGCGAGGAACTCCGCATCACCCAGGCGCAACTGGCCGCCGGCGCCGGCGTGACTTTCCAGCAAATTCAAAAGTATGAGCGGGGCGTCAACCGCGTCTCGGCCGCACGCCTGCTGCAGATCGCAGCGGTGCTGAAGTCCACGGGCGCGGCTCTGCTGGGCGAACTCGAGACGGCCGAAGGCGATGAACTGGCTCTGGCCGCGCCGGGCGTGGCGGAACTGTTGTCCGCCTTCCGCAGCATCCGGGACGCTGAAAAGCGCGACGCCCTCCTGGTCGTGGCCAAGGGCCTGCGCGACTGA
- a CDS encoding helix-turn-helix domain-containing protein: MPESLSAREIECVRLAGLGLEDKEIAARLGISPRTVGNHLHRAYVKLKVSDRRLAARRLSNGYSGEPILIPEPAEDGLGDAASAGQSDDDGPLVRSAWSLPVPPRGVGARLAVIVAGAAVALLLAIGIVTAGMVVPSLFDRIAPEWAR; encoded by the coding sequence ATGCCTGAAAGCCTGTCGGCAAGAGAGATCGAGTGCGTTCGCCTGGCCGGCCTGGGCCTCGAGGACAAGGAGATCGCTGCGCGATTGGGCATTTCCCCCCGCACGGTCGGCAATCACCTGCATCGCGCCTACGTCAAACTGAAGGTCTCTGACCGCAGACTGGCGGCCCGGCGGCTGAGTAACGGCTACTCAGGGGAGCCGATACTCATTCCCGAACCGGCGGAAGACGGGCTTGGTGATGCGGCGTCGGCCGGACAATCGGACGACGACGGCCCGCTCGTTCGGTCCGCCTGGTCCTTGCCGGTTCCGCCTCGCGGCGTCGGCGCACGACTGGCGGTCATCGTGGCGGGGGCCGCCGTCGCCCTCTTGCTCGCCATCGGGATCGTGACGGCAGGCATGGTGGTTCCCTCCCTGTTCGACCGGATCGCTCCCGAATGGGCTCGCTGA